A window from Bufo bufo chromosome 1, aBufBuf1.1, whole genome shotgun sequence encodes these proteins:
- the LOC120986509 gene encoding P2Y purinoceptor 4-like translates to MPSTSFTPIFNSSTPTLSSSSGSSCQLDESYKHIFLPTCYLITFLLSLILNSTVLTRCLRRPWNPSLVYMFNLALSDLMYSLSLPFLIANYISRDRWLFGDPMCRLVRFLFYFNLYCSIFFLTCISFHRYLGICHPMRSMRLETMRWVRATCLLVWAVVFAMTSPILLFARTGPLEGPEDIVTCWDDALDADLQRYMPYGLFLHAAGFFLPFSLTAWCYSRVVRTLCRTLRGGAVPGPVPGVTQRRKSIRTIVTITLLFALCFLPFHITRTIFLTMRAGGMALGGCRALGVVAICYKVTRPLASANAFLNALLYFLTKEPWGRALRGKKEKAQMGKMDKKRPTKNGQPWSNFYPQLP, encoded by the coding sequence ATGCCCTCCACTTCCTTCACCCCTATTTTTAACTCCTCAACCCCCACCTTATCCTCATCATCAGGTTCGTCATGCCAACTGGATGAGTCCTACAAGCACATCTTCTTGCCAACCTGCTACCTCATCACCTTCCTGCTCAGCTTGATTTTGAACTCCACAGTACTCACACGATGCCTACGACGACCTTGGAACCCATCATTGGTCTATATGTTTAATCTGGCACTCAGTGACCTCATGTACAGTTTGTCTTTACCCTTCCTTATTGCCAATTACATCTCCCGTGACCGCTGGTTGTTTGGAGACCCTATGTGCCGCCTGGTTCGGTTCCTCTTCTACTTCAACCTTTACTGCAGCATCTTCTTCTTGACATGTATCTCGTTCCACCGCTATCTTGGCATCTGCCATCCCATGCGTTCCATGAGGTTAGAAACAATGCGTTGGGTGAGGGCAACCTGTCTACTGGtttgggctgtggtatttgccatgACCTCTCCTATACTTCTGTTTGCTCGTACTGGGCCTCTTGAAGGCCCCGAAGATATAGTGACCTGTTGGGATGATGCCCTTGATGCAGACCTTCAACGTTACATGCCATATGGACTTTTTCTACATGCAGCAGGCTTTTTCTTGCCCTTCTCATTGACTGCCTGGTGCTACTCAAGAGTAGTACGCACACTCTGCCGGACTCTACGTGGAGGTGCTGTACCAGGGCCTGTGCCAGGTGTGACCCAAAGACGCAAATCCATTCGGACCATTGTCACCATCACCCTTCTGTTTGCTCTTTGCTTCCTACCTTTCCATATCACCCGTACCATTTTCCTGACAATGCGGGCTGGTGGCATGGCTTTAGGTGGATGTCGTGCCTTGGGAGTGGTGGCCATCTGCTACAAAGTAACCCGGCCTCTGGCCAGCGCCAATGCTTTTCTCAATGCCCTGCTGTATTTCCTGACCAAGGAGCCCTGGGGTCGAGCCCTGAGGGGTAAAAAAGAGAAAGCGCAAATGGGTAAAATGGACAAAAAGAGACCCACTAAAAATGGACAACCATGGAGTAATTTCTACCCACAATTACCTTGA